From the genome of Desmospora profundinema, one region includes:
- a CDS encoding L,D-transpeptidase family protein, translating into MRKWLTSLLSLALVFSLALPQQVDASSNYAIEVNKKTNQLTLYRNGTVAKTYPVATGRTSSLTPEGTFEIIIKINKPGWKGIPGGDPSNPLGERWLGLQVNGDNGRTYGIHGTNRPESIGSHASMGCVRMYNEDVIELYNTVPAGTLVRIHNGDQSGPPQPKPPQVTPADGKVEITVSVANVRSQPSMNGTVVAKRNKGTRLTLTGIAGDWYRVKLENGSTAYVHHSVAKRVTGSGQQPPSGSQLTVTSSMANIREQPSTQARILQRVPQGTVLNRTGSTGDWHQIKLKSGQTAYIHKSVVQ; encoded by the coding sequence GTGAGGAAATGGCTGACTTCCCTGCTGTCGCTGGCACTGGTCTTTTCACTGGCCTTGCCGCAACAGGTGGATGCTTCTTCCAATTACGCCATCGAGGTGAACAAAAAGACCAACCAACTCACCTTGTATCGCAATGGGACGGTGGCAAAAACATATCCCGTCGCCACAGGACGGACCTCGTCCCTTACACCGGAGGGAACCTTTGAGATCATCATCAAGATCAACAAACCGGGATGGAAAGGAATCCCCGGCGGTGATCCCTCCAATCCCTTGGGCGAGCGCTGGCTGGGTCTCCAAGTGAATGGAGACAACGGACGCACCTACGGGATTCACGGTACCAACCGTCCCGAATCCATCGGGAGCCACGCGTCCATGGGCTGTGTCCGCATGTACAACGAAGATGTCATTGAACTGTACAACACCGTCCCGGCGGGGACCCTCGTTCGCATCCATAACGGGGACCAGAGCGGACCGCCTCAACCGAAACCGCCACAGGTGACCCCGGCAGACGGAAAAGTGGAGATTACCGTCTCCGTCGCCAATGTTCGTTCCCAGCCTTCCATGAACGGAACGGTGGTAGCCAAACGGAACAAGGGGACCCGCCTGACGTTAACCGGAATCGCCGGTGACTGGTACCGGGTGAAACTGGAAAACGGCTCCACCGCCTATGTCCATCACAGCGTCGCCAAACGGGTGACCGGCTCCGGACAGCAGCCGCCATCCGGCAGCCAGCTGACCGTTACGTCCAGCATGGCCAACATCCGGGAGCAACCCTCCACCCAGGCTCGGATCCTGCAACGGGTGCCCCAAGGCACCGTTCTCAACCGGACCGGCTCCACCGGCGACTGGCACCAGATCAAGCTGAAAAGCGGCCAGACCGCCTACATCCACAAAAGCGTCGTCCAATAA
- the pilM gene encoding type IV pilus biogenesis protein PilM: MLGFRRYAIGVELTDSMFKLVELKRSFRRIQLSQYVVHPLLSIWMGERSIAEPDELSQSVQDALSSRRLHTRRVRVALGNRHVVTGTWHVPEMGRSRMRRWIEKKVLPEWDLPFDDPVFDFQVIGHVWQDGDHQEVVVAASSRRYVEELADVLRWCGLDPVAVDLSALSLGRWFEFSDDGTVHKWAALHLTPGGVDLSLFYQGVLQGATHIPLEMKTFLEGVPDRPAMDPLRPILENDNQVAAYGAAMLEALDAGKLDWMGAELWKQNRVWVVSGEGIDVHKACLWLQSKDGVPSVRIGEGPQSLMTGDLQLHSSRHLGNILSAPLGAALTGVGVS; the protein is encoded by the coding sequence ATGCTTGGGTTCCGGCGTTACGCCATTGGAGTGGAACTGACAGATTCCATGTTTAAATTGGTCGAATTAAAAAGGAGCTTCCGGCGGATCCAATTGAGCCAGTATGTCGTACATCCGCTTTTATCCATCTGGATGGGGGAACGGTCGATTGCCGAGCCGGATGAACTGAGCCAATCGGTGCAGGATGCCTTATCCAGCCGCCGGCTGCATACCCGCCGGGTGCGGGTGGCATTGGGCAACCGGCATGTGGTGACCGGTACTTGGCATGTGCCCGAAATGGGAAGATCCCGCATGCGGCGCTGGATTGAAAAGAAAGTGCTGCCGGAGTGGGATCTCCCCTTTGACGATCCGGTATTTGATTTCCAGGTGATCGGGCATGTCTGGCAGGATGGAGACCATCAGGAAGTGGTGGTGGCCGCTTCGTCCCGCCGGTATGTGGAGGAATTGGCAGATGTGTTGCGATGGTGCGGTTTGGATCCTGTCGCCGTCGATTTATCCGCTCTCAGTCTCGGCCGCTGGTTTGAGTTTTCCGATGATGGGACGGTCCATAAATGGGCGGCCCTTCACCTGACACCCGGAGGAGTGGACCTCAGTTTGTTTTACCAAGGGGTGTTGCAAGGGGCGACCCATATCCCTTTGGAGATGAAAACCTTTCTGGAGGGGGTTCCGGATCGTCCGGCCATGGATCCGCTGCGTCCGATCTTGGAAAATGACAACCAGGTGGCCGCATACGGAGCCGCGATGTTGGAAGCCCTGGATGCCGGGAAACTGGACTGGATGGGGGCGGAATTATGGAAGCAGAACCGGGTATGGGTGGTGAGCGGGGAAGGCATCGATGTCCACAAAGCGTGCTTGTGGCTGCAATCGAAGGACGGCGTGCCGTCGGTACGGATCGGGGAAGGTCCCCAATCCTTGATGACCGGTGATTTGCAGCTTCACTCCTCCCGTCATCTCGGCAATATTCTTTCAGCCCCTCTGGGTGCGGCATTGACGGGGGTGGGGGTATCGTGA
- a CDS encoding PP2C family protein-serine/threonine phosphatase has translation MADIGMGRWEPGEEVSGLELLLEKQFAAAMDHLPAGVCITDPRLPDNPVIYVNPGFTKLTGYSAEEVVGKNCRFLQCENTDPAAVEKIRSALEKREPVKVVLLNRRKNGVPFWNELKVNPVWDEEGNLVHFVAMQTDVTVRVEAKRDLALAAKVQRTMLPVPMENEFLRLETLYRPYGFISGDSYDFHWNESEEKLFGYLFDVMGHGVATALQTSALRVLFEQVSKKRLSLSEKLSWVNDASLPYLADEYFIAAIAFELNFQQQVLSYAAGGVNYFLASTSGTPEIVSVPGMFLGIFEGTSFEQNDIPFQSGDSFSFFSDGLHELMPSPLEELPSDFDRMVDWLRERSQNPNQRDDISALCLHIK, from the coding sequence GTGGCTGACATTGGAATGGGTCGATGGGAACCTGGGGAAGAGGTGTCGGGATTGGAACTTCTTTTGGAAAAACAATTTGCCGCCGCGATGGATCATCTGCCAGCGGGTGTGTGCATCACCGATCCTAGACTGCCGGATAATCCCGTCATCTATGTCAATCCCGGCTTTACCAAGTTGACGGGTTATTCAGCGGAAGAAGTGGTCGGAAAGAATTGCCGATTTCTCCAATGTGAAAACACCGATCCGGCGGCGGTTGAAAAAATTCGGTCTGCCCTAGAGAAACGGGAACCGGTCAAGGTCGTTCTACTGAATCGGCGAAAAAACGGAGTCCCTTTTTGGAACGAACTAAAGGTGAATCCCGTTTGGGATGAAGAGGGGAATCTGGTTCATTTCGTTGCCATGCAAACCGATGTGACGGTTCGAGTCGAAGCCAAACGGGATCTGGCTCTAGCGGCAAAAGTACAGAGGACGATGTTGCCTGTACCGATGGAAAATGAATTTCTGCGCCTCGAGACGCTGTATCGACCCTATGGGTTTATCAGCGGGGACAGCTATGATTTCCATTGGAACGAGAGCGAAGAGAAATTATTCGGATATCTGTTTGATGTGATGGGACACGGTGTGGCAACAGCGTTACAAACTTCGGCACTCCGGGTTTTGTTTGAGCAAGTCTCTAAGAAGCGGCTTTCCCTGTCTGAAAAGCTGTCGTGGGTAAATGATGCCAGTCTGCCCTATCTGGCAGACGAGTATTTTATCGCTGCGATCGCATTTGAGTTGAACTTTCAGCAGCAGGTCCTGTCGTATGCGGCTGGCGGGGTCAATTATTTTCTTGCTTCCACTTCCGGCACCCCTGAGATTGTTAGCGTGCCGGGCATGTTTTTGGGTATTTTTGAAGGAACATCATTTGAACAAAACGACATACCCTTCCAATCGGGAGACTCCTTTTCCTTTTTTAGTGATGGACTCCATGAGCTGATGCCCTCCCCTCTGGAGGAGCTGCCTTCCGATTTTGACCGGATGGTAGATTGGCTGCGCGAACGGTCCCAAAATCCGAATCAACGGGATGATATATCGGCATTGTGTCTTCATATTAAATGA
- a CDS encoding HAD family hydrolase, with the protein MVQVVLFDVDGVLLSEKRCFDSTCLSVWELLYSEHGLGLSGGSFRPAPEEKEIEEVRQAVFDDERVLEWLKSIGVNSNWDMVALLFGFQLQQLLRELHSMNPDFVEEILARPISRLALQRIGEETRRVGLDFEPRFAEVRDTLDSGQTGDVDLPERLSQLVQEWSGRDSDAFVHGSSLWKLGRDVYQEWYLGHDWFEREEKKRSFYPEKTGFLQQEIPLAEPETIRGTLDALSKEGIQLGIGTGRPALETRVPLEALGLWDAFDPNRIVTASDVRQAEEIYPDQAPLGKPHPFTYVKAYYGREKPDAKSVGARLPLPDGEQILVVGDSVADLLAARKMGCQFAATLTGPTGERARGKFEELQADYILDDVTQLSGLLQEWIRRREEENEKDAIDPAQSGSGS; encoded by the coding sequence ATGGTTCAGGTCGTTTTGTTTGACGTGGACGGGGTGTTGTTGAGTGAAAAGCGCTGCTTTGACAGCACGTGCTTAAGTGTGTGGGAATTATTGTACAGCGAGCACGGCTTGGGATTATCCGGGGGCTCCTTCCGGCCCGCCCCCGAGGAGAAAGAGATCGAAGAAGTGCGGCAAGCGGTGTTTGATGACGAACGGGTGTTGGAGTGGTTGAAATCGATCGGGGTTAATTCCAACTGGGATATGGTTGCGCTGTTATTCGGATTTCAATTGCAACAGCTTCTGCGCGAACTTCATTCGATGAATCCTGATTTCGTCGAAGAGATCTTGGCTCGTCCGATCAGCCGGCTGGCTTTGCAACGGATCGGGGAGGAAACACGGCGTGTCGGGCTGGATTTTGAGCCCCGTTTCGCGGAGGTTCGGGATACACTCGACAGTGGTCAGACGGGGGATGTGGATTTGCCGGAACGGCTGTCCCAGTTGGTACAGGAGTGGTCCGGCCGGGATTCGGATGCCTTCGTTCATGGCTCCTCTCTTTGGAAGCTGGGGCGGGATGTGTACCAGGAATGGTATCTGGGGCACGACTGGTTTGAGCGGGAAGAGAAAAAACGGAGCTTTTACCCGGAGAAAACCGGCTTTTTGCAACAGGAAATCCCACTGGCTGAACCGGAAACGATCCGGGGGACTTTGGATGCCCTGTCCAAAGAAGGGATCCAGTTGGGGATCGGTACCGGTCGACCCGCGTTGGAAACGCGTGTCCCATTGGAAGCGCTGGGATTGTGGGATGCCTTTGACCCGAACCGAATCGTGACGGCTTCTGATGTACGGCAGGCGGAGGAGATTTATCCGGATCAGGCTCCATTGGGCAAGCCCCATCCCTTTACTTATGTCAAGGCCTACTATGGGCGGGAAAAGCCGGATGCAAAGAGTGTGGGGGCCCGGTTGCCGTTGCCGGACGGGGAACAAATTCTGGTCGTAGGGGATTCGGTGGCTGATTTGTTGGCCGCACGCAAGATGGGATGCCAGTTTGCAGCGACACTTACCGGTCCGACGGGAGAGCGAGCCAGAGGAAAGTTTGAGGAGCTGCAGGCGGATTATATCCTGGATGATGTGACCCAACTCTCCGGCCTGCTTCAGGAATGGATTCGTCGCCGTGAGGAAGAAAACGAAAAAGACGCGATCGACCCGGCCCAAAGCGGATCCGGCAGTTAA
- a CDS encoding superoxide dismutase yields the protein MAKHELPALPYSTDALEPHIDARTMEIHHGRHHKTYVDKLNAALEGHAELADKSIDDLIANIDQVPESIRGAVQNNGGGHVNHTLFWQIMSPDGGGEPTGELAGAINETFGGFDKFKETFANAAITRFGSGWAWLVVKKDGNLAVINTLNQDSPLMDGHTPILGLDVWEHAYYLKYQNKRPDYIQAWWNVVNWDEVNKRYAAAKK from the coding sequence ATGGCTAAACATGAACTGCCTGCACTGCCTTATTCCACTGATGCCTTGGAGCCTCACATCGATGCGCGGACGATGGAAATTCACCACGGGCGCCATCACAAAACATATGTTGACAAGCTGAATGCCGCTTTGGAAGGACATGCTGAATTGGCAGATAAGTCCATCGACGATCTGATCGCAAACATCGACCAAGTACCGGAAAGCATCCGTGGTGCCGTGCAAAACAACGGCGGCGGCCATGTGAACCATACCCTCTTTTGGCAGATTATGAGCCCTGATGGCGGGGGCGAGCCGACGGGTGAATTGGCCGGCGCGATCAACGAAACCTTTGGCGGTTTTGACAAGTTCAAGGAAACATTTGCTAATGCTGCCATCACTCGTTTCGGCAGCGGCTGGGCTTGGCTGGTCGTGAAAAAAGATGGAAATCTCGCGGTGATCAACACCCTGAACCAGGACAGTCCGTTGATGGACGGGCACACCCCGATTTTGGGCCTGGATGTATGGGAGCATGCCTACTATTTAAAGTATCAAAACAAGCGTCCTGACTACATTCAAGCTTGGTGGAACGTGGTCAACTGGGACGAGGTAAACAAGCGTTACGCGGCTGCTAAAAAGTAA
- the sleB gene encoding spore cortex-lytic enzyme, which produces MKSILTIGLAVAIAVAGTVLPFGANQAEASAPTLVHYGHSNGDVWDLQDRLTLLGYTPKVDGIYGLQTERAVIQFQKDNALRIDGITGPETWTALKKATDDKRQAKKAQSFKRIDLSQEDLEWIAKGVYSEARGEPYKGQVAVAAVIINRMESSDYPSTAKEVILEPRAFTAVADGQIWLKPNEKAYKAARDAANGWDPSQGAMFYFNPDTATSKWIWTRPQIDKIGSHIFAK; this is translated from the coding sequence ATGAAGTCCATTCTGACGATTGGTTTGGCGGTCGCCATCGCCGTCGCCGGTACGGTACTTCCTTTTGGAGCCAACCAGGCGGAGGCGTCGGCACCTACGCTGGTACACTATGGTCACTCCAACGGTGATGTATGGGATCTGCAAGATCGACTCACCCTGCTGGGTTATACCCCTAAAGTAGACGGTATTTATGGTCTGCAGACGGAACGGGCCGTGATTCAATTCCAAAAAGATAACGCGCTTCGAATCGACGGCATCACCGGGCCGGAAACCTGGACTGCTTTGAAAAAAGCGACGGACGATAAGCGACAAGCCAAAAAAGCTCAATCGTTTAAGCGGATTGACTTAAGTCAGGAAGATCTGGAGTGGATCGCCAAAGGCGTTTACAGTGAAGCACGCGGCGAACCTTACAAAGGCCAAGTGGCGGTTGCAGCCGTTATCATTAACCGCATGGAATCATCCGATTATCCGAGTACGGCCAAAGAAGTCATTCTGGAACCGCGGGCCTTTACCGCTGTGGCCGATGGTCAAATCTGGCTAAAGCCCAATGAAAAAGCGTACAAAGCCGCCCGTGATGCGGCCAACGGTTGGGATCCGTCCCAGGGAGCGATGTTCTACTTTAACCCGGATACGGCCACATCCAAGTGGATTTGGACCCGTCCGCAAATCGATAAGATCGGCAGTCATATCTTTGCAAAATAA
- a CDS encoding alpha/beta-type small acid-soluble spore protein: MARRRRNRLLVPEAREGMERLKRQVMARQTGETGAGTEQMKTEMARRLGVPYRKDGANGDLKAEEAGRLGGPVGGQMVKELIRMAQEELANKPR, encoded by the coding sequence ATGGCCCGACGAAGGAGAAACCGCTTGTTGGTTCCGGAAGCCCGGGAAGGAATGGAGCGCCTGAAGCGACAGGTGATGGCTCGGCAAACTGGGGAGACCGGTGCCGGGACGGAACAGATGAAGACAGAGATGGCCCGCCGGTTGGGCGTTCCCTACCGGAAAGATGGAGCCAACGGTGATCTCAAAGCGGAAGAGGCAGGGCGCTTGGGTGGTCCCGTCGGAGGCCAGATGGTGAAAGAGCTGATCCGCATGGCCCAGGAGGAGTTGGCAAACAAACCGCGGTGA
- a CDS encoding helix-turn-helix transcriptional regulator, with protein sequence MDHLHIHEVGELIRKVRKGRGLRLEDLADENISPATISNIERGVPHVNTQKAQYLLKKLNLDMNDLQQMMVSSQTEQAELEHQFSAAETLVDLGQPLLAEKWLQQDLDDHHPLAGKRYHIQGRLAMERHDWKKAERLFHQALRIGKDQSDKPSIARSHMELARLRYSTGEWSLSLHHTDSGLDACQEDQTDTRADLLLLRALSFEASGRQAECLQTVRRVWESGSFGPPSTKLEWHRLYGEIMRFNGLLEEAERITAEGLQLARRYRDRNALFRLWALSGRIWMERHMWRRAKVSLRTALVWESLTSDPVLPVSIRIWLGRVCTELEQHEEANEWFRDAVEGSQSCSDPHPHIEALLALGEHYQLRGKHQQAIAQYQHAWNKSQEYRLLPQEYDALFLLTHLWEQNGDDRFHEGMKKLYELQKKMKER encoded by the coding sequence GTGGATCATTTACATATTCATGAAGTGGGAGAACTGATACGTAAAGTACGAAAAGGGCGCGGCCTTCGTTTGGAAGATCTGGCAGATGAAAATATCTCCCCTGCCACCATCAGCAATATTGAACGGGGCGTTCCCCATGTGAACACCCAAAAAGCCCAATACCTGCTTAAAAAACTGAATCTGGATATGAATGATCTCCAGCAAATGATGGTGAGCAGTCAAACTGAACAAGCAGAACTGGAGCATCAATTTTCCGCCGCGGAAACCTTGGTCGATCTGGGCCAACCGCTCTTGGCCGAGAAATGGTTGCAACAAGACCTGGACGACCATCACCCGCTTGCGGGTAAAAGGTATCATATTCAAGGCCGATTGGCTATGGAACGCCACGACTGGAAAAAGGCGGAACGTCTGTTTCACCAGGCGCTGCGGATCGGAAAAGATCAATCCGATAAACCATCCATCGCCCGCTCACACATGGAACTGGCCCGTCTCCGCTATAGCACAGGGGAGTGGTCGCTGTCGCTGCATCACACGGACAGCGGATTGGATGCCTGCCAAGAGGACCAAACCGACACCCGAGCAGACCTTCTTCTGTTGCGGGCCCTTTCCTTTGAAGCATCGGGCCGTCAGGCGGAATGTCTGCAAACCGTGCGGCGGGTATGGGAAAGCGGTTCTTTCGGTCCCCCCTCGACAAAATTGGAGTGGCATCGATTGTACGGAGAAATCATGCGGTTCAACGGGCTGTTGGAAGAAGCGGAGCGGATTACGGCAGAGGGATTGCAATTGGCTCGCCGTTATCGGGACCGGAACGCCCTGTTCCGGCTCTGGGCTTTATCCGGGAGGATCTGGATGGAGCGTCATATGTGGCGACGGGCGAAAGTGAGTCTGCGAACCGCTCTGGTCTGGGAATCCCTCACTTCCGACCCGGTTCTGCCGGTTTCCATCCGCATTTGGCTGGGGCGGGTCTGTACCGAGCTGGAACAACACGAGGAAGCCAATGAGTGGTTTCGCGATGCCGTCGAAGGCAGTCAATCATGCAGCGATCCACATCCACACATCGAAGCGCTCCTTGCCCTGGGGGAACATTACCAGTTGCGCGGAAAGCACCAGCAAGCGATCGCCCAATATCAACATGCCTGGAATAAAAGTCAGGAGTACCGTTTGTTGCCTCAAGAATATGATGCGCTTTTTCTGTTGACCCATCTGTGGGAACAAAACGGAGATGATCGTTTTCATGAAGGAATGAAGAAGCTGTACGAACTGCAGAAAAAAATGAAAGAACGTTGA
- a CDS encoding MGDG synthase family glycosyltransferase produces the protein MERVIILTMGFGSGHNAAAEALREEYVLKDIPAEVIDLLELVPGSVHPLLQSGYNRMLSRFPYVYSYLYNRTNHSAWLRMVSSEIIEKTGWMIRHKLKRLIRQFGPTRVISTHPFGLLLLPSRWRTLPTVGVLTDYELHPLWLAEAPDVLCVPPNLLTREQQKWLSWEWRVQLLEAGIPCHRGFRQTILRQTAKQRLGADPNRPLVLLMGGGLGYGPLPKLAASLAGLSNEMQLWVLIGSNRKLEKQLAPFSENGDLRVFSTRNDMPLLMDAADILVTKPGGMTITEAMIKRLPLILFEALPGQERANLDYVVRRGAACAVSPDTLPDEVVRLIRDPSLRQSMSSRLESLAFPDSATRIVEHSLYRKRWNSAL, from the coding sequence ATGGAACGGGTCATCATTTTGACGATGGGTTTCGGGTCCGGACATAACGCCGCCGCGGAGGCGTTGCGGGAAGAGTATGTCTTAAAGGACATACCGGCAGAGGTAATCGATTTGCTTGAGTTGGTTCCCGGTTCCGTGCATCCGCTTCTGCAATCGGGCTATAACCGGATGTTGAGTCGTTTTCCCTACGTCTATTCTTATTTGTATAACCGGACGAATCATTCTGCTTGGCTTCGAATGGTTTCATCGGAAATCATTGAAAAAACGGGGTGGATGATTCGTCATAAATTGAAACGCCTGATCCGTCAATTCGGACCGACACGTGTGATCAGTACTCATCCTTTCGGCTTGCTGCTGCTTCCTTCCCGGTGGCGAACCCTGCCGACCGTGGGAGTGCTGACGGATTATGAATTGCACCCCTTGTGGCTCGCTGAAGCACCTGATGTGCTGTGTGTTCCCCCAAACTTGTTGACTCGGGAACAGCAAAAGTGGTTGTCTTGGGAATGGAGAGTTCAATTACTGGAAGCAGGAATTCCCTGTCATCGGGGCTTTCGTCAAACGATCCTCCGACAGACGGCCAAACAACGGTTGGGTGCCGATCCGAATCGCCCGTTGGTGCTTCTCATGGGGGGAGGCTTAGGTTACGGTCCACTGCCGAAGTTGGCTGCATCCCTGGCCGGTTTATCGAATGAGATGCAATTGTGGGTACTGATCGGTTCCAATCGGAAACTGGAGAAGCAGCTGGCTCCCTTTTCTGAGAACGGGGATTTACGCGTTTTCTCCACCCGCAACGATATGCCTCTTTTGATGGACGCTGCTGACATCCTGGTTACTAAACCCGGGGGAATGACGATCACGGAGGCGATGATCAAGCGATTACCGCTGATCTTGTTTGAGGCCTTGCCTGGGCAGGAACGGGCCAATCTGGATTACGTGGTGCGGCGCGGTGCCGCCTGTGCAGTCTCGCCGGATACGTTGCCGGATGAAGTGGTCCGTTTGATCCGGGATCCTTCTTTGCGTCAGTCGATGTCGTCCCGGTTGGAATCCCTGGCATTCCCTGATTCGGCAACCAGGATCGTGGAACACTCCTTATATCGGAAGAGGTGGAATTCCGCCCTTTGA
- a CDS encoding fumarylacetoacetate hydrolase family protein: MKLVTYQIGPLNANVHQSEEHLHRLGWLTDGNILDIARAWKWAKTEKKWRVEGPPPHSMLELLDREEDGLYQLRRIWEVVRAEDWSSIQVEGEPLAIAAGEARLLAPLPVPRTFRDFYAFEAHVKTARARRGLDMVPEWYQFPVFYFSHPYTLLGPEDPVPVPATRALDYELEIAFIIGKKGRDIPTEKAMDHIAGVCVLNDWSARDLQREEMKVGLGPAKGKDFATSLGPALVTLDELEDRREGDRWNLEMTARVNGRQLSKGNVRDLTFSFGDMVERASRDCLLRPGELVGSGTVGTGCILELGEETHRWLKAGDIVELEIERLGVLRNRIVPGNNHLTE, from the coding sequence ATGAAGCTGGTTACTTATCAGATCGGACCATTGAATGCGAACGTCCATCAGTCGGAGGAACACCTTCATCGGCTGGGATGGCTGACGGATGGGAACATATTGGATATCGCCCGTGCCTGGAAATGGGCAAAAACAGAAAAGAAATGGCGGGTGGAAGGACCGCCCCCGCACTCGATGCTGGAACTGTTGGATCGGGAGGAAGACGGGTTATACCAGTTGCGACGCATATGGGAAGTAGTGAGAGCAGAAGATTGGAGCAGCATTCAAGTGGAGGGGGAACCACTGGCCATTGCCGCAGGAGAAGCCCGATTGTTGGCTCCCTTGCCGGTGCCCCGGACATTTCGGGACTTTTACGCTTTTGAAGCACATGTGAAAACGGCACGAGCGAGGCGAGGGTTGGATATGGTACCCGAGTGGTATCAGTTTCCGGTCTTTTATTTCAGTCATCCCTATACCCTCTTGGGCCCGGAGGATCCGGTACCGGTTCCGGCCACCCGTGCCCTGGATTACGAATTGGAAATCGCCTTTATCATCGGCAAAAAAGGCAGGGACATTCCGACGGAAAAGGCAATGGACCATATTGCAGGGGTATGTGTCCTCAATGATTGGAGTGCGCGGGATCTCCAGCGGGAAGAGATGAAAGTGGGATTGGGACCCGCCAAAGGGAAAGATTTCGCGACATCCCTGGGTCCGGCTCTGGTTACGCTGGATGAGTTGGAAGATCGGCGGGAAGGGGACCGTTGGAATCTGGAAATGACGGCTCGTGTCAATGGCCGCCAGTTGTCCAAGGGGAACGTGCGGGATTTAACCTTTTCATTCGGGGATATGGTGGAGCGAGCATCTCGCGACTGCCTCTTGCGCCCCGGAGAGTTGGTCGGCTCGGGAACCGTAGGAACCGGTTGCATCCTGGAATTGGGGGAAGAGACCCATCGCTGGTTAAAAGCGGGGGATATCGTGGAGTTGGAGATTGAACGGTTGGGTGTGCTGCGTAATCGGATTGTCCCCGGAAATAATCATTTGACAGAATGA
- a CDS encoding homoserine dehydrogenase, whose product MRRIRVGLLGLGTVGSGVFKALKSNRDVILKRTDLLFEISGILVRDRQKRREVDGIQPLLTTRFEQLLEQKVDVVLEAIGGVEPARTYIERALKAGCHVVTANKELIAKHGVELDALAQEKGVQLLYEASVGGGIPVLGTLRHLLKSNRIHRFSAILNGTTNYILTRMETEGISFDQALAEAQQKGYAEADPTSDVDGLDAAYKLAILGRLTFEVDVPVSQVSCRGIRDINPWELQLARSLGYRIKLLAQGEQYGEKGPLSLQVGPALLPFSHPLARIEGVHNAVHLEGDIVQDVTLVGQGAGERPTASAMVEDLCNVCCLPADHGCSAGEATLLPVDTGGSRFLFLETRESITQAKVAEVREVLRQIGLAVTDVSALREGKNGLAIILRRWDPSYPAVLLAELGLDVTHVVDRPVFGAVSSSDPALAASVS is encoded by the coding sequence GTGCGGAGAATCAGAGTAGGTCTATTAGGGCTGGGGACGGTTGGGAGCGGTGTCTTTAAAGCGTTAAAAAGCAATCGGGACGTGATATTGAAACGAACGGATCTGCTGTTTGAAATCAGCGGGATTTTGGTTCGTGATCGTCAGAAGCGACGGGAGGTGGACGGGATTCAACCGCTGCTAACCACCCGGTTTGAGCAGCTGCTGGAACAAAAGGTAGACGTGGTATTGGAGGCGATCGGCGGGGTGGAGCCGGCCCGTACCTATATTGAGCGGGCATTGAAGGCGGGCTGTCATGTTGTAACGGCCAACAAGGAGCTGATTGCCAAGCACGGGGTGGAACTGGACGCACTCGCCCAAGAAAAAGGAGTGCAGTTGTTGTATGAGGCCAGTGTGGGTGGAGGAATCCCGGTTTTGGGAACCTTGCGCCACCTCCTGAAGAGCAACCGTATCCACCGTTTTTCCGCTATTCTCAACGGAACGACCAACTATATCTTGACTCGGATGGAGACGGAGGGAATTTCGTTTGATCAGGCGCTGGCAGAAGCGCAACAGAAGGGGTATGCGGAAGCCGACCCGACCTCTGATGTGGATGGGTTGGATGCAGCGTACAAATTGGCCATTTTGGGAAGGTTGACTTTTGAGGTGGATGTGCCCGTATCGCAAGTGTCCTGTCGCGGTATCCGGGATATCAATCCATGGGAACTCCAGTTGGCACGCTCATTGGGTTATCGAATCAAATTACTGGCACAGGGAGAACAATACGGGGAAAAAGGTCCCCTCTCCCTGCAGGTGGGACCTGCTTTGCTGCCTTTCTCCCACCCTCTCGCCCGGATTGAGGGAGTTCACAACGCGGTTCATCTGGAGGGAGATATCGTCCAAGACGTGACGCTGGTAGGGCAAGGGGCGGGTGAGCGACCCACCGCCAGCGCCATGGTGGAAGACCTGTGTAATGTATGTTGTTTGCCGGCGGATCATGGCTGTTCTGCAGGAGAGGCAACGTTGCTGCCGGTGGACACGGGAGGATCCCGCTTTCTCTTTTTGGAGACGAGGGAATCCATCACACAGGCAAAAGTGGCGGAAGTGCGGGAAGTTCTGCGGCAGATCGGTCTGGCAGTGACGGATGTATCGGCTCTCCGGGAGGGGAAAAATGGGTTGGCCATCATCCTGCGTCGCTGGGATCCTTCTTATCCGGCGGTCCTGTTGGCGGAGTTGGGATTGGACGTAACACACGTCGTGGATCGGCCCGTTTTTGGAGCCGTCTCCTCCTCTGACCCGGCGTTGGCGGCATCGGTTTCTTAA